In Candidatus Saccharibacteria bacterium oral taxon 488, one DNA window encodes the following:
- a CDS encoding pilus assembly protein PilM, with protein MANIFYKSKPIIGLDINKAGVRVMSVDMARMTVHGYGAIELDPAKDESDDRAEYLCGKINQMFEKNIVGRLGSNRVVLGLPTTKTYARTFALPIKQENKIEEAVNLEVEQYVPMPLDSLYVDHQIIKRGKENLSVLMCAVPQKIVDEQLAIVESCGIEVAMIEPSINAVARLLERTKEGALPTVIVDIGPATTDIAILDAAIRVTGGLNIGGNTLTLDIAKKLNVPLETAHQFKVLNGLNTGPRQEKITEALRPSLQRIIGEIQKVIRYYTDRFPDESRLEQVLIVGSGSSVPGLGEYFTGELTLPARVASPWQSLNFNNLAPPAKQLRPRFMTAAGLSLVRAEEIWHD; from the coding sequence GTGGCAAATATTTTCTACAAGTCAAAGCCGATCATCGGGCTTGATATTAACAAGGCCGGCGTTCGGGTAATGTCAGTCGATATGGCACGGATGACGGTGCATGGATACGGCGCGATTGAGCTGGATCCGGCGAAGGACGAGAGCGATGACCGGGCAGAGTATCTCTGCGGCAAGATCAATCAAATGTTTGAAAAGAATATTGTCGGACGGCTTGGCAGTAACCGCGTGGTGCTGGGATTGCCAACGACCAAGACATATGCGCGCACCTTTGCGCTGCCGATCAAGCAGGAGAATAAGATTGAAGAGGCGGTGAATCTCGAGGTCGAGCAGTATGTGCCGATGCCGCTTGATTCGCTCTACGTCGATCATCAGATTATCAAGCGCGGCAAAGAGAATTTATCGGTATTGATGTGCGCAGTGCCACAAAAGATTGTTGACGAGCAGCTGGCAATTGTTGAATCGTGCGGTATTGAGGTGGCGATGATTGAGCCAAGTATCAATGCGGTGGCGCGACTGCTTGAGCGAACCAAAGAGGGGGCGCTGCCAACGGTTATTGTCGATATTGGTCCAGCAACAACTGACATTGCTATTCTTGATGCAGCAATTCGCGTGACCGGTGGTCTAAACATTGGTGGCAATACATTGACGCTTGACATCGCGAAAAAATTGAACGTACCACTTGAGACGGCGCACCAATTCAAGGTGCTTAATGGCCTTAATACCGGCCCTCGCCAGGAAAAAATTACTGAGGCATTACGGCCAAGTTTGCAGCGCATCATTGGTGAAATTCAGAAAGTTATTCGCTACTACACCGATCGCTTCCCGGATGAATCCCGCCTTGAACAGGTACTAATCGTTGGTAGCGGTAGTAGCGTGCCGGGGCTTGGTGAGTACTTTACGGGCGAGCTGACCCTGCCAGCACGAGTGGCTAGTCCGTGGCAGTCGCTGAACTTTAATAATTTAGCACCGCCGGCCAAACAGCTACGACCGCGGTTTATGACAGCAGCTGGCTTATCACTGGTGCGAGCGGAGGAGATTTGGCATGATTAA